The following proteins are co-located in the Paenibacillus sp. JNUCC32 genome:
- a CDS encoding sporulation protein YjcZ, which yields MGEVGYEGGYGGKNSVGAVLVLFILLVIILGSFWV from the coding sequence ATGGGTGAAGTTGGTTACGAAGGTGGATACGGCGGTAAAAACTCAGTCGGAGCAGTTCTTGTTCTCTTTATCTTGTTGGTCATCATTTTAGGTTCTTTCTGGGTATAA
- a CDS encoding YjcZ family sporulation protein: MSADAGYGYGRSAAFVLVLYILLVIILAAGFWI, encoded by the coding sequence ATGAGCGCTGATGCCGGGTATGGCTATGGCCGTAGTGCTGCTTTTGTCTTGGTTCTGTACATTCTTCTCGTTATCATTTTGGCAGCAGGTTTTTGGATCTAA